The Lepeophtheirus salmonis unplaced genomic scaffold, UVic_Lsal_1.4 unplaced_contig_12729_pilon, whole genome shotgun sequence DNA segment GGGATATGATACGTGTATGGTTCGAAAGATAATATGGCGTTTCTTCGACGACTAATACGCATCCACAGtcagtttaaaaagttttggttATCCAAggcttaaatattattatttttgtctttatcctactttttttagtattataatttttattcatttgtatcCTACCAGATCATTTTACtcattttattgaagatttttataaaatgtgataaactactacagagtatttttattatcttttgattaaacttgctaattaattgttgtattgactttttttaggaatttaattataaactagaaattttattcatatatgtaacTTCTCCAACCAAATAAAgtcttaatgtaaaaaaaattatcattcatctCCAAAAAAATCGAAGTCAACAGACGATATCTTTCCTCTAgtactccaaaattaaatttccgtCATCTCGACCTCGAATTACATagcattttctaaaaattatgagTCTACTCTAAATGATCTCTCCCAATAATTACAAAAGGTGTAgcgaaaatattgtaataatgtttaaattcatatatatttattttagtgtttattttttaaaacaatgtgtACCAAAGATAAGTGAGAATGCATACTTCAGAGAGAAAAGTTAACACCATAACTTCTGATtaaatcattaacaaaaaagaaaaaaagatcacatacaacaaccgttttttgttttccatttacgaaagtaattttttcattaaactatTCCACTGTATGATGAACATCATATACACTATCTTTGATCTAAGAAAGGACAATGTTGTACATACCCCGCTATGTAAATTGAATTAACCCTCGAAGGCgttttgtatttcaaatacGGGGAACAggggattatttatttttgtttgtgatTAATCggaagactaaagtactcatcccatcatataattatttttttatcaaactcttcttcttcttctttcattcttgaggacagaacacatataattaaatttaaggattgagtgagtagctacgtgtgagtgtggtcacgaaaaaaaggaaagtaacACTGGGATTTCctggggagttatcttttatattatttcagcaAAATCTGTCGTATTAatcgacgcctaattactccgggcaatgccaggtactacctctagtataaaatatagattgaGTTGAATTGAAGTCCTTGATATatagaatttaatataaaaacgaaaatcCTATATTATACTCTTTTTTAGTTCATGATAGATAGAGTCGGCTACTTTAAGTCAAAGATGAGTCAACTCATACAACAgctgcaaaaaaacaacaaccaggATCTTTGCTTATTTCAAACAGCTAGTTGTATCCGTTTGTCTGATACTAGCGTATGGTGGGAAGCTGATATCTGAGATGAGGATCAGTTCAAATCAAGATATGCTGGAATTGAATATTCACATCtgtgaaataatatatgtaaaacttAGTGAATATCCAATTCCAGCATATCTTGATTTGAACTGATCCCCATCACAGATATCAGCTTCAAAAAGTATAAGAACAAGAATTGAGTcaaatattcaatcaataaaCACTTTCAATACGCATGATTTTgttgtatttgaatatttggaatatgataaataagtaattcaattataaaatcaagtaataatatgacaaaaagtatatatatatatttatttttttgaatttttaaaaggaCATGTCTtttacgtcgttacctttattgtatctcgcaaccttttttcaaaaaaaaaaattgaaaaaaaggccGAAGGTTATTGTTAATTTGCAAATTCTTCCCAAACATGGAAATATTAtccaataattgttgggaattgttcacaggttcagctaatttatatttttgaagcaatcaacgtttagaacactcATTTGGAGAAAaggggtaaaaaaaatttagagatgaaaataatattcactgtacatatatttttatgttagcaaggtaacgccgtgttatgtattaaatgtaaaaaataatcaaagttgaCCAAAACGTGTTTACTCAGCTACTACCATGAGGGTCAAAGGGATGAAACCCTATATATAGTTGATCtggaaattgaaataattttacctttttttgatGTATCATCCGatcatataaaagaaattatattttttttaccttttgagTCACTGAGCCAAGTTTGCAGCTTTTAAgactagaaaataaatttgaagttgTGGTCAAATgccttgttcttttttttttgttgcatattCTTTCAAACAACTCTGAATTCTAAGCAGAATAAGATTTCAGACTGGCTGTAGAATAAAATTAGTGATGGCCTTAAATATGTTTGATGTATCATCCCAACTTTCTGgcataaaatagtaaaaatatggaTCAGTGCCTTCCCCTAAAATAAGAACAAATATCCCCTTTCTTCCGTCAATATTAGAACCATATCACAAAATGAGAAagctgaaaaataaataggagATTGCAGCATTATTTTCCCAACTCTCAAAATATGATCATTAAGCAATAAGCGATATTTCTCGTTAAGTAATAAGCGATATTTCTCgttaagtaataatattttgtttaatctaCCATTGAATGTATTGTGtacattcatattttgtaaatctaaTAACCATTTATGAAAGGCTCAAGGAGCGTTTAGTGTAAGTACGAGTGTATATCCAAGAAAACGATTGCTTgtgtatattgttttttttattgttcattaacataaatatgtatatacaaagtatttttgcaTAACGAATCATCCTTTCTGTTAGtacataattatgatttattatgaatataatactcATTTTCTGGAGAAATACGTCAAAGAACAAAcaatgaaattgaattattgttcTAAAAAATCTGCCAAGTATATCTCATCACTATGATTTTcaatatgttattaattatacctttataataatatgtatatttgagtaTTCTATTCTTAGGGTgggtaatatttatttgactgTACTATAGTTTTATTTGCTGGAGTACATAAAGGAACACTTTGTGCAAAATTTCATATCCtttatgctttttttaaagataaaaaaatgggcCTTTTCCAGCCTCTTGctccataaaaataaagatagaaGCCAAATATTGTGATCTATTGTTGCATAGATTTTGATcacctattaaaaataagtgtacACGATGTACAAAATACTAAATGcgcatgtgaaaaaaaataatttacaactggatctcaatttgttatttattttgatatagaGTTTAGCTTTCTGACTGAACTGAagatgatgcattgaataagcctccgttgccttgtgatttttaatattctctccagaaatttatatatattttagtaaatatttgaatagtactctggaaatcaaattttctaaagcatcCCCATTTTCATATTGCTTgcaatagtttgtaatacatattaataaaattctacaactaataataatacgaaggattttgaaatttctactcgACTGGcaacaataataatagcaaaatagACATTGGAAGTTTTGTTCAAATcggattaaaaaaagtgtagatATTCCATGGAATGACCCATATAAGATTTCTTGATATTAATATCttacttttgtatatatcatttcatgaatacgtatgaattaacatttttaatctCATTTTCTGAAGCATATTGGAGAAATCGATTGACTTAACccatgatacaaaaatatttattgatgaataacCATGCATTACATAAATCTAAAAACCAATTTGCAGTGAGATGGACATTTCCCGATATTACAATATTACTCGTATGTAGTTTTAATGctttgaatctaaaaaaaaaaagaaacctctTCACTTCACTGATGTCTTTTTCCAAGGTTCCCTGAACCAAAGTTTTGATAAATGAAAAGTACAAGAATAGCAATGGCTGTTGAGGCAATGAGAACTCCAGTAAAGAGTTTGTCTGGGGTGGATGTTTTATCTTGAAGAATGTATAGACTCTGAGTTTTCTGTAGGATTGAGGCGTTGAGTTCCTCTAAATCCTCATCTACGTATTCATGAGCTCCTGGATGGAGATAAGATGTGATATCCTCCAGAGAAATGTCATCCTCGTAGTCATCTCTTATAGATTTGGAGCAGGGCCAGAAATGAGGGACTAGAGATGAGAGAAAACATGTCGCTCTTGTTCCTAGACATTATTAAGAGAAATTGATGAGGATTATAATATGAAGTCAAGGACTTACTTAGGATGGAATCATCTGAGGAACTATTTATCATCGAATCCTCATCGTCCGTATCCTCTTCTGTTGGACCAATATAGTTATTTTGTACCTTGACGATATCCATTGATTCCACATTACTGAAGCGCACGTTCCTGAAGTTTAGTCAaaggatattataaaattatttgaaaaataaaaaacattattcattatTGTGTGGAATGATGTAATAGGTGGGGGCGTAAATAAAAGCTCTCTCCCGGTGCGTGCatgtataataacaataaaaaattcagtTGGCAATCTACATAACCAAGGTAGACATTTTTTGAGCAAGAGGAAAAGGCGAAACCTTTGCTAATACCAACTGTCTTTTATATGATTTGGGAGGGGAGCGGCGGGGAGAAATGACTGACTACTATAAAGACGAGAACCTTTTGCATTGATAATATCATTagtgtaaagaaaatattataattatatttattttattatgcacttttaaaacaattcacaccaaagataggagagaatacctacatatttcagagggagaagttatcATAACAAAGACCGATCAAATAAGAAGAAAGATAACACGCAGAaccgtttttatttttctaatttgtagaagtagttttttctttaaaagtgtaaaaatgtcacaTGTGCATGGAATGTGTATTTATGActccatttttttgttctacataGCGGCAGggcttttttttactattaaaaataagaagaagaagtgTTTAGAGCACTccctactttttatttaaatatattttcattttttagttggTTGAAGTTGAACAATGATTAgaaatgacatttttctaatgaaaaaccTAGGTttgcaattagaaaaggaaagaaagttggtattctttctttccttttgttaattatttaataggtggTCGTGGTGTtgacttctccctctgaagtaagcattatagcctatttttggtttatgttgtttttaaaatgtatagtaatatgaatttaaatattatttaaaaaatattttaacactaatactattttaaatgtagatgtttcacctctttatagcagtaagtCATTTCCCCCTCCCCTTCTCCCATATCATAAAAGAGGCAgcagatattaacaaaaatcttaattcagtagtaccatagcctcgctcccgccttctcatcacactctttttttcccttacaaaaatgtcaatccTAACGGtgatatgtcaaaaaaaaaaaaaatcagaaaaacaaaatactaactatttttttaaagaataagcaGACTCTCAACTGAtatgaatatactttttcaaacCCATAAAGTAAAAGTAACTTACTTGACTCCGGATGGCAGCATCTTGTTGGGTGATTGTATGGAATTTTTTctctgtaaatataaattaatatataaatgtaaaagatcattatttatttttatagaattcatCAATACCcaagaaaataactatattattaaataataatacgtaaTATCTacgtatataaaataacatacataCGTAGGGACTTGAATAAATAACATGTAGTATTTGACTTTACAGTTtcctaaaatattgtatttaaattttctttgtgtAGGtactttgtttttgtaaaatctgAATAGGTACTcacaaatacatatacatatagtaggtattataaaatacaaattacttaaTGGTAATGAATATTACAGATGTTGTTTTACAACTTCTCTTTCAGAAAagtaagtaatttaatttagacGTATCATTTATCTTATCAAACAATGTgccatttttgttataaaataaaaacaattcctCACAAGGAAAATTAACTGTGTTTAAAGAAGGGaaaataagtgtttatttgaTTACAAGGCAAGCGTGATAATAACACTatccaaaaaatcaaactttttttatatacaacaaaaacATATGCTCAATTTGATAGAATTagatcccttgattccaaatatgaccttactttttctttgttagcatcgtggccttcagaaaaagtccatattattttttggctatttttaaggttcaaagctatTCTAAGCCCTCCGTGTTATATTTAGCCCTccgtgttgaagatagggataatttgtaatactatattttaaagccaaatgttcaaaaattctaacaccaattttaaaatgtctgtatcatacttataactccagttatctttctttaaaattgaaaatatggaCTTTTTAATCAAAGGCTCATAGTTTCAaggcaaataaattaaaaaaggttaaaagtatctcattggatagATAAAAGTATGAACTTAAATCTAAAAAAGAGCCTTCCCAAATACGCTCTATAtctttgtcaatttgagataaggccacgacactatttcaaggataaaactcatttttgaattgatctcataataaaagtccataaatattagaagagatagaaaaaaagagagggacgaagaaaaaatataaaaataaagagaaaaagatagaaaaaagcgaaaaatagattatacaatttgttataaaattaaccCTCTTGTCTCAaactgtacaaataaattattctaagcTCCATGGACACAAGATTACTTGTTACATAACCGTAGTGAATGAGGGATGccaaaaaacggacattcaagggagtcctccgAACAAAccctttctttttctaattttctctctctctcaaaaaaccaaaaaataataaattctaaaaactttatCTTAATGCTtttagagatttaaaaaataatcggttacatatttttcaatttggtctaaaattgaattaaatttatatttgtgagtcaaatctttctttaataaaatggaGATAGggcttttattcttaaaaaatttggtTGTTCATGTATCCTCCAAAATGGCTAATTATGAGAAAGGTGACGTGCTACATGAATACGTTCTATGGCTAGAAATCTGAAAAAGAGTCCAAATTAGCCAAAGCTAAAAAACCAAGAGTTATCTTGACAAGATTTCCTTGTCTACACGAAATACCCCTCCTCAACATGATGTTGCTCTTGAGATACCACCGAtaatttttatgtgaatttATGTTAACTGCGTAGTTAGTTTAAGAGTAATATTCATGACATCCTCAACGCCTCTAGGGGACAAAAAATATGGACGTAGACAACTGAATTTGGAAGAAATCAATCAAGTGGTCATCGTTTATTAAAACTacacattggaaaaaaaaaataataattaaaaacctaaAAGGTACTACAGAGTGTTTAGACAATgagtaatatgtaatttttttatataatctaaaatataaatgaatttcttaaaatatcgATAGCGGGTAAATAAACAATACAGAAAACGTCTGCTTCTTGagacacattttttatatacaaataaaaacaaaataaaaatattcagttgATAACTGGTATAGAAGGAAAGAAAAGTGCCCGAGAAAGAGAGGTTGAGTCTTTGTTTGTATTTACAAGGAATACTCTAGGTATGTAGGAATGAACATTCTTTTTTCCCTACCttatttttgaccaactaagtGTTACTTTTTATGTTGTTGTATTAGTAGAATAATTGCACGTGCCCTCTCTACCTCCAGAATTTCAATTTGAGTATTACTAATGgctgaaaatgataaaaacagtTCTTAAGGTTGATTGTGAGAAAGGTCTAACGATTACAATTAGAATCCAATCCAATAGATGTGTTGAGAACTCTCCGGAATGTAGGGtttgatttttccttatattGGTTAAAATATCGAATAATTACGAACACTCTCCCTTTTGGTAGTACTCAGGCAAGCTAATCAAAGAAAGGATTTGTTTCTTCTGTTGGAACAATATAAAGACGTCCAaccattttttatgtaaatgtaaaacaatgaataacatATGGGACACCTTAACccagggatttttttaaaaattcaacttgattttaataccaaaatatttatgttttatttgtatTGGTCTTGGgtcggaaaaaataaattgttattgtaaGCAAAATTCaggatattttataagaatgaagAAGTACGAGAATCCCCCTCCCCGATTGaagtttatattcaataaatattataattatgttgaaatatatgtagttgTACTGTtgtacaaaaacaacaacaacttagttttacatttattttttttcttttagatgtTTTTGCTAATACATTCTTATTATTAGTTAGAATAACCTTTCGGGTTGCTTATAAACTGTGCAATTATTCTACTAATGTTTAATCAATACACGAAATTCtttttactccatttttttgaaaatcattctaCTTCCTCGATTAAAACGAATgccaaaatgaaagaaatagactgaATTGGCTAAAAGTtgatgtgtgttcttccaaaaaatGCTACAAACtcaacataacctcgatacgcatcagtagtgccatctcttggacttttcaaacgatcctCGCATTTGAATATTTGGGTACATTCTGCCCAATTTTTACCTGTTCTCATTGTAGTTCcgctctatttttttttatcatatgacTTAAATTGgattcatttacatatttattttaaaaatatatacattttatctcCCCCTTTTTGTTTCGAGTTTTTTAGAGCTTAAAACTAAGTCATATTTTCGTTTCATTTCTTCCTTGAACCTTCGATTTCTAGAGTAAAGGAATGGAAGGTCGTCCTTTGCTTAgacataa contains these protein-coding regions:
- the LOC121118543 gene encoding uncharacterized protein isoform X2; the protein is MLPSGVKNVRFSNVESMDIVKVQNNYIGPTEEDTDDEDSMINSSSDDSILRTRATCFLSSLVPHFWPCSKSIRDDYEDDISLEDITSYLHPGAHEYVDEDLEELNASILQKTQSLYILQDKTSTPDKLFTGVLIASTAIAILVLFIYQNFGSGNLGKRHQ
- the LOC121118543 gene encoding uncharacterized protein isoform X1, which gives rise to MLHLEDNTTTVQHVDETNSIESNERKNSIQSPNKMLPSGVKNVRFSNVESMDIVKVQNNYIGPTEEDTDDEDSMINSSSDDSILRTRATCFLSSLVPHFWPCSKSIRDDYEDDISLEDITSYLHPGAHEYVDEDLEELNASILQKTQSLYILQDKTSTPDKLFTGVLIASTAIAILVLFIYQNFGSGNLGKRHQ